A single Ascochyta rabiei chromosome 4, complete sequence DNA region contains:
- a CDS encoding 25S rRNA (adenine(2142)-N(1))-methyltransferase, with protein MAVKQRRKALSSGRPPVNKPKERMSAQQSRTIIRTHHRLQKEHAAAVKRGDTTTADKLARAIENNGGIIKYQAASKQGQAKDRGGDSSKLLVEWLVELGVVDRKARGQNATKKASLRCLEVGALSATNEISKFPNLIEMTRIDLNSQGPGIQKQDFMERPLPGSEHERFDILSLSLVLNYVPDAPGRGEMLKRITKFLRSVQADATEHSDTLPLLFFVLPLPCIDNSRYIDESRLLQIMDSLGFILTKTRLTSKLCYYLLRWTGPRAHASFEKKKIRDGAAMNNFSIVVE; from the coding sequence ATGGCTGTCAAGCAGCGCCGAAAAGCTCTATCGAGCGGGCGACCACCTGTAAACAAACCAAAAGAACGCATGAGCGCGCAGCAATCAAGAACCATCATTCGCACCCATCATCGACTGCAGAAAGAGCATGCAGCAGCTGTCAAGAGAGGAGACACCACCACAGCCGACAAGCTTGCCAGAGCTATCGAGAACAACGGAGGCATCATCAAGTACCAAGCAGCCAGCAAGCAGGGTCAAGCTAAGGATCGCGGTGGTGACTCGAGCAAGTTGCTTGTGGAGTGGTTGGTCGAACTCGGTGTTGTTGATCGCAAAGCTCGAGGACAGAATGCGACGAAGAAGGCATCCCTGAGATGTCTCGAAGTAGGGGCTCTCTCGGCAACAAATGAAATATCGAAATTCCCCAACCTCATCGAAATGACAAGAATCGACTTGAACAGCCAGGGCCCCGGTATCCAGAAACAGGACTTCATGGAGCGGCCGCTACCAGGATCTGAACACGAGCGATTTGATATCCTTTCCTTGTCGCTGGTTCTCAATTATGTGCCAGACGCGCCTGGCCGCGGAGAGATGCTCAAGCGTATCACTAAGTTTTTAAGATCAGTACAAGCCGATGCCACAGAGCACAGTGACACTCTGCCGTTACTGTTTTTCGTCTTGCCTCTGCCCTGCATCGACAACTCTAGATACATCGACGAGTCGCGACTGTTGCAAATCATGGACAGTCTTGGCTTTATCCTTACAAAGACGAGATTGACATCGAAGCTGTGTTACTACTTGCTGCGCTGGACCGGGCCTAGGGCCCACGCTTCTTTCgaaaagaagaagataagAGACGGGGCAGCGATGAACAACTTCTCGATCGTCGTGGAATGA
- a CDS encoding Mitochondrial import inner membrane translocase subunit tim8: protein MDGLGGGLANVDVTRLSDADKQQLQQFAINEGQKARIQSSIHSLTDTCFRKCIPAGGVKNGKLDKYEEPCMRQCVDRFLDANIVVLRELERLRQ from the exons ATGGACGGACTCGGCGGCGGCCTCGCAAACGTAGACGTCACGCGTCTCAGCGACGCCGACAAGCAGCAACTGCAGCAATTCGCCATCAACGAAGGCCAGAAGGCGCGCATCCAGTCCT CAATCCACAGCCTAACCGACACATGCTTCCGCAAATGCATCCCGGCGGGCGGCGTCAAGAACGGCAAGTTGGACAAGTACGAGGAGCCGTGCATGAGGCAGTGCGTGGACCGGTTTCTGGACGCGAATATCGTGGTGCTGCGCGAGTTGGAGAGGCTGAGGCAGTAG
- a CDS encoding ribosomal 40S subunit protein S1B — MAVGKNKRLSKGKKGLKKKTDTFAKKDWYNVKAPGTFAIRDVGKTLVNRTTGLKNANDALKGRIFEISLADLQKDEDHAFRKVKLRVDEVQGKNCLTNFHGLDFTSDKLRSLVRKWQSLIEANVVVKTTDDYLLRLFAIGFTKRRPNQIKKTTYAASSQIRAIRKKMTEIMQREASACTLAQLTQKLIPEVIGREIEKSTQGIYPLQNVHVRKVKLLKAPKFDLGALLGLHGESSANDSGEKVEREFKETVLENV, encoded by the exons ATGGCTGTCGGCAAGAACAAGCGTCTCTCAAAGGGCAAGAAGGGTCTTAAGAAGAAGACCGACACCTTCGCGAAGAAGGACTGGTACAACGTCAAGGCGCCCGGAACTTTCGCGATCAGGGA TGTCGGCAAGACCCTCGTCAACCGCACCACCGGTCTGAAGAACGCCAACGACGCCCTCAAGGGAAGGATATTCGAGATTTCGCTCGCCGATCTCCAGAAGGATGAGGACCACGCTTTCCGCAAGGTCAAGCTCCGCGTCGACGAGGTCCAGGGCAAGAACTGCCTGACCAACTTCCACGGCCTCGACTTCACCTCCGACAAGCTCCGCTCGCTCGTCCGCAAGTGGCAGTCTCTCATTGAGGCCAACGTCGTCGTCAAGACCACCGACGACTACCTCCTCCGCCTCTTCGCCATCGGCTTCACCAAGCGCAGGCCGAACCAGATCAAGAAGACCACCTACGCCGCTTCGTCGCAGATCAGGGCGATCCGCAAGAAGATGACTGAGATCATGCAGAGGGAGGCCAGCGCCTGCACTCTCGCTCAGCTCACCCAGAAGCTGATCCCCGAGGTCATTGGCCGCGAGATTGAGAAGTCCACCCAGGGCATCTACCCCCTCCAGAAC GTCCACGTCCGCAAGGTCAAGCTCCTCAAGGCGCCCAAGTTCGACCTTGGTGCCCTCCTCGGTCTGCACGGCGAGTCGAGCGCCAACGACTCTGGCGAGAAGGTTGAGCGCGAGTTCAAGGAGACCGTCCTTGAGAATGTTTAA
- a CDS encoding 60S ribosomal protein L25 produces the protein MAPKTASKTATKTGKQANAAAKAALRGSYANKKRAIRTSTSFHLPKTLALSRTPKYPRKSIPHAPRMDASTILIHPLNTESAMKKIEENNTLVFIVDVKANKRQIAAALKKQYDVSCVKINTLIRPDGSKKAFARLTADVDALDIAATKLNLV, from the exons ATGGCTCCCAAGACAGCATCCAAGA CCGCCACCAAGACTGGCAAGCAGGCTAACGCCGCTGCTAAGGCTGCCCTTCGTGGT TCGTACGCGAACAAGAAGCGCGCCATCAGGACAAGCACCAGCTTCCACCTGCCCAAGACCCTTGCGCTGTCCCGTACACCCAAGTACCCCCGCAAGTCGATTCCCCATGCCCCTCGCATGGATGCATCGACCATCTTGATCCACCCTCTTAACACCGAATCTGCCATGAAGAAG ATCGAGGAGAACAACACCCTCGTCTTCATCGTCGACGTCAAGGCCAACAAGCGCCAGATCGCCGCTGCCCTCAAGAAGCAGTACGACGTCTCTTGCGTCAAGATCAACACCCTCATCCGTCCCGACGGCTCCAAGAAGGCCTTCGCTCGCCTGACCGCTGATGTCGACGCTCTCGACATTGCGGCCACCAAGCTCAACCTCGTTTAA
- a CDS encoding Putative GTP cyclohydrolase — MSTESSADNAVLKEILEGLKAMRLENSQLASAIDKINGRVNVLAGVKQVKDEAATDAVNGSLSKEKAKEADSAQTVEAVSQQYEPTSPNAEAAPRRASVSKTSKIILTSYPGQSGVDPLPMEWGAKDPAVRGPVVVSRHNNTIRRRNAIGAHGGSYSIYNALAVASKNLDITHKPDFTNTEPAANIGPFPQWNDKKKIVAMDPYGHLAPWLYKETMDKEDIEIRPTIAITRAHMKLPEMEESVRLGRIVPDGKICINETGEVAVTKVAVEPVWYLPGVAERFNIDEGTLRRTLFEETGGSYPELITRHDIKLFLPPIGGLTVYIFGDPAKMSDPNSRLALRVHDECNGSDVFGSDICTCRPYLTFGIEEAVKEAQQGGSGVVIYFRKEGRALGEVTKYLVYNARKRGEDRASEYFKRTENIAGVKDMRFQALMPDILHWLGITKIDRMLSMSNMKHDAIVDQGIPIHERVPIPDEMIPADSRVEIDAKIQAGYFTTGTVMSMEELANVKGRGWEDIDH; from the exons ATGTCGACCGAAAGCAGTGCAGACAATGCTGTGCTCAAGGAGATCTTGGAGGGACTGAAGGCAATGCGCCTGGAGAACTCTCAACTAGCATCTGCAATCGATAAGATCAATGGCCGCGTGAACGTTCTGGCTGGTGTCAAGCAGGTGAAGGATGAGGCAGCCACGGATGCTGTCAACGGCTCCTTGAGCAAGGAGAAAGCCAAGGAGGCCGACTCAGCCCAGACCGTAGAAGCTGTTAGCCAGCAGTATGAGCCAACTTCTCCCAATGCTGAAGCGGCCCCTCGTCGCGCAAGTGTCTCGAAGACATCAAAGATCATCTTGACTTCCTACCCTGGTCAATCTGGTGTTGATCCGTTGCCCATGGAGTGGGGCGCCAAAGACCCTGCTGTTCGTGGCCCTGTCGTCGTTTCGAGACATAATAACACCATTCGTCGTCGTAACG CCATTGGAGCTCACGGTGGCTCGTATTCCATCTACAACGCACTTGCTGTAGCCAGCAAGAACCTCGACATTACGCACAAACCAGACTTCACAAACACGGAGCCTGCTGCCAACATTGGACCCTTCCCCCAATGGAACGACAAGAAGAAGATTGTTGCAATGGACCCCTACGGCCATCTCGCACCTTGGCTGTACAAAGAGACCATGGACAAGGAGGATATCGAGATCAGGCCTACTATTGCTATCACTCGAGCACACATGAAACTGCCTGAGATGGAAGAAAGCGTAAGGTTGGGCCGCATCGTACCTGATGGCAAGATCTGCATCAACGAGACGGGCGAAGTTGCAGTGACTAAGGTGGCTGTTGAGCCTGTGTGGTACCTACCCGGTGTCGCTGAGCGTTTCAACATCG ATGAGGGGACGCTGAGGCGAACACTGTTCGAGGAAACCGGAGGCTCGTACCCGGAACTGATCACACGTCACGACATCAAATTGTTCCTGCCTCCCATCGGTGGTCTCACCGTCTACATCTTTGGTGACCCAGCAAAGATGTCGGACCCCAACAGCCGTCTTGCACTGCGCGTCCACGACGAATGCAACGGAAGTGATGTCTTTGGATCTGACATCTGCACATGCCGCCCATACCTTACCTTTGGCATCGAGGAGGCAGTGAAGGAGGCTCAGCAAGGCGGTAGTGGTGTTGTCATCTATTTCCGTAAGGAAGGCCGCGCGCTTGGTGAAGTAACCAAGTACCTTGTGTACAACGCACGGAAACGCGGGGAGGACAGGGCGAGCGAGTACTTCAAGCGCACAGAGAACATTGCCGGAGTCAAGGACATGCGGTTCCAAGCACTCATGCCTGAC ATTCTCCATTGGCTTGGTATCACCAAGATCGATAGGATGCTGTCCATGTCAAA CATGAAGCACGATGCTATCGTCGACCAAGGCATTCCAATTCACGAGCGCGTTCCTATTCCTGATGAGATGATTCCAGCCGATAGCCGCGTTGAGATCGATGCCAAGATCCAGGCTGGCTACTTCACCACCGGTACTGTCATGTCAATGGAGGAACTAGCGAACGTGAAGGGCCGTGGCTGGGAGGACATTGAC CACTGA
- a CDS encoding Uracil phosphoribosyltransferase encodes MTGGFETPPSQCVGPEYRPATQKPTATVSKPLDQVPNIHILPQTPQLIALLTMIRDKNTGRADFIFYSNRIIRLLVEEGLNHLPVVGHEITTPVGRTYAGVKFEGKICGVSIMRAGESMEQGLRDCCRSVRIGKILIQRDEETSQPKLFYDKLPEDIADRWVLLLDPMLATGGSALMAVEVLKSRGVPEEHILFLNLIASPEGAKRFAEQVPKVRVVTAFVDQGLDEKNYIVPGLGDFGDRFYTL; translated from the exons ATGACTGGCGGTTTCGAGACACCACCTTCGCAATGCGTAGGCCCTGAGTACCGCCCGGCTACTCAGAAGCCAACGGCCACAGTCTCCAAACCTCTGGACCAAGTGCCAAACATTCATATCCTGCCTCAAACCCCTCAGCTGATAGCGCTGCTAAC CATGATTCGCGACAAGAACACAGGTCGTGCCGACTTCATTTTCTACTCTAACCGTATCATCCGTCTCCTGGTTGAGGAAGGACTCAACCACCTTCCTGTTGTAGGTCACGAGATCACTACGCCAGTGGGGCGGACGTATGCTGGTGTCAAGTTTGAAGGCAAGATCTGCGGTGTCTCGATCATGCGAGCTGGAGAATCCATGGAGCAGGGTTTGAGGGACTGCTGCAGGTCGGTTAGGATTGGCAAGATCTTGATCCAGAGAGACGAGGAGACGAGCCAACCGAAGCTCTTTTACGATAAGCTACCCGAGGATATCGCGGATCGATGGGTACTGCTGCTGGATCCCATGCTGGCAACCGGAGGCTCTGCTCTCATGGCCGTTGAGGTACTCAAGTCGCGCGGTGTGCCCGAGGAGCACATTCTCTTCCTCAACCTCATCGCCAGCCCGGAAGGCGCGAAGAGGTTTGCCGAGCAGGTGCCCAAGGTCCGAGTAGTGACGGCATTTGTTGACCAGGGTCTGGACGAGAAGAA CTACATTGTCCCGGGTCTTGGTGACTTTGGAGATCGCTTCTACACTTTGTAG
- a CDS encoding GTP-binding protein: protein MPAPPKQRKMAIVGSRAVGKSSMTVQFVDGHFVDSYYPTIENTFSKMIKWKNQDFATEIIDTAGQDEYSILNSKHFIGIHGYMIVYSVASKQSFEMARIIRDKILNHLAVEWVPIVIVGNKSDLRPEQRQVTPEDGKALAQEFKCGWTEASARYNENVEKAFQLLIEQVETSQNPGEPTGGKSGCQVM, encoded by the exons ATGCCTGCCCCGCCGAAGCAGAGGAAGATGGCCATTGTCGGCAGTAGAGCGGTCG GAAAGTCGAGTATGACGGTGCAATTCGTCGACGGCCACTTTGTCGACAGCTACTACCCTACTATCGAGAACACGTTCAGCAAGATGATCAAGTGGAAGAACCAGGACTTTGCTACCGAGATCATCGACACAGCTGGCCAG GATGAGTACAGCATTCTTAACTCGAAGCATTTCATTGGCATCCATGGCTACATGATTGTCTACTCGGTCGCAAGCAAACAGAGCTTCGAGATGGCGCGCATCATCCGCGACAAGATCCTCAACCACCTT GCTGTCGAATGGGTCCCCATTGTCATCGTTGGCAACAAATCCGACTTGCGTCCCGAGCAGCGCCAGGTCACGCCCGAAGACGGCAAAGCACTCGCCCAAGAATTCAAGTGCGGCTGGACGGAAGCAAGTGCGCGGTACAACGAGAACGTCGAGAAGGCGTTCCAGCTCTTGATCGAACAGGTGGAGACGAGCCAGAATCCTGGTGAGCCCACTGGCGGCAAGAGTGGGTGCCAGGTCATGTAA
- a CDS encoding Serine--tRNA ligase: protein MLDVNDFIAERGGDPEKIRESQRKRHAPVEVVDEVIELFEDHRKTQYAATQIGSQINGLQKQVGQKKKAKESADELLAEMAELKKQKAAKEDEAAQKLVKLNIKAKSVGNYVHKDVPVSGTEDDNAVVRTWAPENRKAEFKSDGIPHHGVLTRLNGYDPERGVKIVGHRGYCLTGYGLFLNLALVNYGLEFLFNKGYTPNQPPFFMLRDQMAKTAQLSDFDEELYKVTESKDKPETDKYLIATSEQPISALHSEEWLGTADLPIKYAGYSTNFRKEAGSHGKDAWGIFRIHQFEKVEQFIITHPEKSWEAFESMLATSEEFYQSLGLPYQVINIVSGALNNAASMKRDLEAWFPVTGGGEYKELVSISNCTDYQTRELEIRFGVKKQTATRKEYVHALNGTLCATERTLCCILENYQTPEGFNVPEVLRKYIPGQPEFLPFVKEWKPSKDETKAPIPDRTK, encoded by the exons ATGCTTGACGT CAACGACTTTATCGCAGAACGCGGCGGCGACCCAGAGAAGATTCGCGAGTCGCAGCGCAAACGCCACGCGCCTGTTGAGGTTGTCGATGAGGTCATTGAGCTCTTCGAGGACCACCGAAAGACACAGTATGCTGCAACACAGATCGGCTCGCAGATCAACGGACTGCAGAAGCAGGTGgggcagaagaagaaggccaagGAGAGCGCAGACGAACTCCTCGCCGAGATGGCGGAGCTGAAGAAGCAGAAGGCGGCCAAGGAAGACGAGGCCGCCCAGAAGCTCGTCAAGCTCAACATCAAGGCCAAGTCGGTCGGCAACTACGTGCACAAGGACGTCCCCGTGTCTGGCACCGAGGACGACAACGCTGTCGTCAGGACATGGGCTCCTGAGAACAGGAAGGCAGAGTTCAAGAGCGACGGAATCCCACACCACGGCGTCCTCACAAGACTGAACGGTTACGACCCGGAGCGCGGCGTGAAGATTGTTGGACACAGGGGTTACTGCCTGACGGGCTACGGCCTGTTCCTCAACCTCGCCCTCGTCAACTACGGTCTCGAGTTCCTCTTCAACAAGGGCTACACGCCCAACCAGCCGCCCTTCTTCATGCTCCGCGACCAGATGGCCAAGACGGCCCAACTGTCCGACTTCGACGAGGAGCTGTACAAGGTCACAGAGAGCAAGGACAAGCCCGAGACTGACAAGTACCTCATCGCCACCTCGGAACAGCCCATCAGCGCCCTGCACTCGGAGGAGTGGCTCGGCACCGCCGACCTGCCCATCAAGTACGCTGGTTACTCGACAAACTTCAGGAAGGAGGCTGGTTCGCACGGAAAGGACGCGTGGGGCATCTTCAGGATACACCAGTTCGAGAAGGTGGAGCAGTTCATCATCACCCACCCGGAGAAGTCATGGGAGGCGTTTGAGAGCATGCTCGCCACGTCTGAGGAGTTCTACCAGAGCCTCGGTCTGCCATACCAGGTCATCAACATCGTCAGTGGAGCGCTGA ACAACGCGGCTTCGATGAAGCGCGATCTCGAGGCCTGGTTCCCCGTCACCGGCGGCGGCGAGTACAAGGAGCTCGTGTCCATTTCCAACTGCACAGACTACCAGACGCGCGAGCTTGAGATCCGATTCGGCGTCAAGAAGCAGACTGCCACCCGCAAGGAATACGTCCACGCCCTGAACGGCACAC TTTGCGCCACCGAGCGCACGCTCTGCTGCATCCTCGAGAACTACCAGACCCCCGAGGGCTTCAACGTGCCCGAGGTGCTGCGGAAATACATCCCCGGCCAGCCCGAGTTCCTGCCGTTCGTCAAGGAGTGGAAGCCTAGCAAGGACGAGACCAAGGCGCCGATCCCAGACAGGACAAAGTGA